The Pseudomonas sp. IAC-BECa141 genome contains the following window.
CCAAGGTCAGCGCCGTCGGCGTTGCCCGTAACGAAGAAACCCTGCAGGCCCATACCTATCTGGAAAAACTGGTTCCGGAAATCGACGAACGCCTGGCGATGATCATCGACCCGATGCTCGCCACCGGCAGCTCCATGGTTGCGACCATCGACCTGCTGAAGAAGGCCGGTTGCAAGGACATCCGCGCGATGGTGCTGGTGGCCGCGCCGGAAGGCATTGCCGCTGTCGAGCAGGCTCACCCGGACGTGATCATCTACACCGCGTCCATCGATCAGAAACTCAACGAGCACGGTTACATCATTCCTGGGCTTGGCGATGCCGGTGACAAGATTTTCGGCACCAAGCAGAAGGACGCGTAAGCATGCAGCAAGAGTTTAACGATCCGCTCTGGCGCACGGTGCTGTCCGGCGCACAGATGCTGTTCGTGGCTTTCGGCGCCCTGGTGCTGATGCCACTGATCACGGGCCTGGACCCGAACGTGGCACTGTTTACCGCAGGTCTGGGCACGATTTTGTTCCAGATCGTCACCGGGCGTCAGGTGCCGGTATTCCTGGCGTCGAGCTTCGCCTTCATCACCCCGATCATTCTCGCCAAGGGCCAGTTCGGCCTCGCCGCGACCATGGGCGGCGTGATGGCGGCCGGTTTCGTCTACACCTTCCTCGGCCTTGCCGTGAAGATCAAAGGCACCGGTTTCATTGACCGTCTGCTGCCGCCGGTGGTGATTGGCCCTGTGATCATCTCCATTGGCCTGGCCATGGCGCCGATTGCCGCGAACATGGCGATGGGCAAGGCCGGCGACGGTTCGGAGCTGATCCATTACCAGACCGCGATGATGATCTCGATGCCGGCGCTGCTGACCACGCTGGTCGTGGCGGTGTTCGGCAAGGGAATCTTCCGTCTGGTGCCGATCATTTCCGGCGTGCTGGTGGGCTTTGCCCTGTCCTTCTACTTCGGCGTGGTCGACACCGCGAAGATTGCCGCGGCACCGTGGTTCGCCCTGCCCGCCTTCACCGCACCGGAATTCAACTGGCAGGCGATCCTGTTCATCGTCCCGGTGGCGCTGGCCCCGGCCATCGAACACATCGGCGGCGTGATTGCAGTCGGCAGCGTGACCGGTCGCGACTACCTGAAGAAGCCGGGCCTGCATCGCACCCTGCTGGGTGACGGCATCGCCACCACCGCAGCCGGCCTGTTCGGCGGTCCGCCAAACACCACCTACGCGGAAGTGACCGGCGCGGTGATGCTGACCAAGAACTACAACCCGAAAATCATGACCTGGGCGGCGATCTTCGCCATCGCCCTGGCGTTCATCGGCAAGTTCGGGGCCCTGCTGCAAAGCATTCCGGTACCGGTGATGGGCGGGATTCTGTGCCTGCTGTTCGGTTCGATTGCGGCGGTGGGGATGAACACCCTGATCCGTCACAAGATCGACCTGGGCGAGGCGCGCAATCTGGTGATCGTTTCGGTGACCCTGGTGTTCGGTATCGGCGGTGTGCTGGTCGGCACCGGCACAGGTCCCGACGACTTCGGCCTCAAAGGCATCGCGCTGTGCGCGGTGGTGGCGATTGCGCTGAACCTGCTGCTGCCGGGCAATGACGGCTGGAAGCAGAAGAAAGCGGATGAGCCGCTGATCTAAGCCCTAGCTTCAAGATCGTTCCCACGCGGATCACCCCACACTGATCGTTCCCACGCGTGGGAACGATCAATCATCGACGATCATCAAAGGGCCAGTGGCGCCCGTTCGCACAGCGTTGCCAATGCCTTCGCCCATTGCGGGTCATCATTCAGGCATGGCACCAGCACCAACTCCTCTCCCCCCGCCTCTCGGAACTGTTCCTTGCCGCGATCGCCGATCTCTTCCAGGGTCTCGATGCAATCGGCAACGAACGCCGGGCACATGACCAGAATCTTCTTCACGCCGCTTT
Protein-coding sequences here:
- a CDS encoding uracil-xanthine permease family protein, producing MQQEFNDPLWRTVLSGAQMLFVAFGALVLMPLITGLDPNVALFTAGLGTILFQIVTGRQVPVFLASSFAFITPIILAKGQFGLAATMGGVMAAGFVYTFLGLAVKIKGTGFIDRLLPPVVIGPVIISIGLAMAPIAANMAMGKAGDGSELIHYQTAMMISMPALLTTLVVAVFGKGIFRLVPIISGVLVGFALSFYFGVVDTAKIAAAPWFALPAFTAPEFNWQAILFIVPVALAPAIEHIGGVIAVGSVTGRDYLKKPGLHRTLLGDGIATTAAGLFGGPPNTTYAEVTGAVMLTKNYNPKIMTWAAIFAIALAFIGKFGALLQSIPVPVMGGILCLLFGSIAAVGMNTLIRHKIDLGEARNLVIVSVTLVFGIGGVLVGTGTGPDDFGLKGIALCAVVAIALNLLLPGNDGWKQKKADEPLI
- the upp gene encoding uracil phosphoribosyltransferase, whose amino-acid sequence is MSIQEIRHPLIRHKLGLMRRADISTKNFRELAQEVGALLTYEATKDLPLETYDIEGWCGTVSVEKIAGKKITVVPILRAGIGMLEGVLSLIPGAKVSAVGVARNEETLQAHTYLEKLVPEIDERLAMIIDPMLATGSSMVATIDLLKKAGCKDIRAMVLVAAPEGIAAVEQAHPDVIIYTASIDQKLNEHGYIIPGLGDAGDKIFGTKQKDA